Proteins co-encoded in one Saprospira grandis genomic window:
- a CDS encoding lamin tail domain-containing protein: MKKLSLAILAVFLTVAAAQAQIVINEIMYNPPESGADTTEFIELYNAGTAAVDIQGWHFTAGVTDSVDVSTVIPAGGYFVWTVNAAAFQNTYGQAADREWASGGLSNGGEAIVLVDGAGVVMDSVTYNDAGSWPNAADGSGNSLALCDATTDNADPVNWTTDSTNTGLTVGGTALLASPGAANTTNCVVNTILTVEFAGTQTYVDENVGTVTIDLTIQNPNATATTVEVSIGASSTAIAADYTNFSSPTTVTFPANSTTNQSFTIDIVDDADQEVLETIIFELGNATNGAVIGTNNSYTVNINANDIAAVPVPDVVITEILYDQVGTDTIEFIELYNNGTATADLSGFYFDGVTYTVPNGTTLAAGAYWVITLDSVALQAVTGVTANQWTSGALSNAGEDIVFYTIAGDTVDIVNYNDNAPWPLRDDNVAIQLSDVNADNNDAANWCYATNNAGTTGLGDILYATPGAANTPCASPGVYVYSTIDQIDGLLLPGNVPAFEGDSVELRGLVYCDDFRSGNGLDFALIETASTNGIRVYAPVDISNYTVNAGDSIRVFGRINNYNGLLQLLADSIDFVSAGNATLSPLEVTALSEATENKLIEINNLTLVDPAQWTTGTGSGFAVQATNGTDTFDLYIDNDVDLFTQPAPSGAFKVYGFGGQFDPSIPHDEGYQLVPCNSSITPISSLNLSAQAPVRIYPNPAQDRLFVEAEAVDAIQVYNNLGQLVIRLDNLQGNRQELNLSQLEAGVYHLNIIRNGQSSSQSFIKQ; the protein is encoded by the coding sequence ATGAAAAAACTATCCCTAGCTATTCTTGCAGTCTTCTTGACAGTAGCCGCCGCACAGGCACAGATTGTCATCAATGAGATTATGTACAATCCCCCAGAAAGTGGGGCCGACACCACAGAATTTATTGAGCTCTATAATGCGGGCACTGCTGCTGTAGATATTCAGGGCTGGCATTTTACTGCCGGTGTAACGGATTCTGTAGATGTTTCTACCGTGATTCCCGCTGGAGGCTACTTTGTGTGGACCGTAAACGCGGCCGCTTTTCAAAATACTTATGGCCAAGCTGCCGACCGCGAATGGGCCTCTGGTGGTTTGAGCAATGGCGGTGAAGCTATCGTTTTGGTCGATGGCGCTGGCGTTGTTATGGATTCTGTTACTTATAATGATGCTGGTAGCTGGCCTAATGCCGCTGATGGTTCGGGGAACTCTTTGGCCCTTTGCGATGCCACTACAGATAATGCCGATCCTGTAAACTGGACTACCGATTCTACCAATACTGGACTTACCGTAGGCGGAACAGCTCTTTTAGCTAGCCCTGGCGCTGCAAATACAACCAATTGTGTAGTGAATACTATTTTAACTGTAGAGTTTGCTGGAACACAAACTTATGTAGACGAAAACGTAGGCACAGTAACAATTGATTTGACGATTCAGAACCCCAACGCTACAGCTACTACGGTAGAAGTGAGCATTGGCGCTTCTTCTACGGCTATTGCTGCTGATTATACCAACTTTAGCAGCCCTACTACCGTTACTTTCCCTGCCAATAGCACAACTAACCAAAGCTTTACGATTGATATCGTAGATGATGCCGACCAAGAAGTTTTGGAAACCATCATTTTTGAGTTGGGCAATGCAACTAACGGCGCTGTCATTGGTACAAACAATAGCTATACAGTGAACATCAATGCAAATGATATTGCTGCCGTTCCTGTTCCTGATGTAGTGATTACAGAAATCTTGTACGACCAAGTAGGAACAGATACTATCGAGTTTATCGAGTTGTATAATAATGGTACTGCTACTGCCGACTTGAGTGGCTTCTACTTTGATGGCGTTACTTATACTGTGCCTAACGGAACTACTCTGGCCGCTGGTGCTTATTGGGTGATCACTTTGGATTCTGTAGCCCTACAGGCCGTAACTGGCGTAACTGCTAACCAATGGACCTCTGGCGCATTGAGCAATGCAGGTGAAGATATCGTTTTCTATACTATTGCTGGCGATACCGTTGATATTGTTAACTATAACGATAATGCTCCTTGGCCCCTACGCGATGATAATGTCGCTATCCAACTTTCTGATGTAAATGCAGATAACAACGATGCCGCCAACTGGTGCTATGCTACCAACAATGCCGGTACTACTGGCCTAGGCGACATTCTTTATGCTACTCCTGGCGCTGCCAATACGCCTTGCGCTAGCCCTGGTGTTTATGTTTACTCTACTATTGACCAAATTGATGGCCTTCTTCTTCCTGGCAATGTTCCCGCCTTTGAAGGCGATAGCGTTGAGCTTCGTGGCCTAGTATACTGCGATGATTTCCGCTCTGGCAACGGCCTAGACTTTGCCTTGATCGAAACGGCTTCTACTAACGGTATCCGCGTTTATGCGCCTGTAGATATTAGCAATTATACCGTAAATGCTGGCGACTCTATCCGCGTATTTGGCCGCATCAATAACTACAACGGTTTGTTGCAGCTATTGGCTGATAGCATCGATTTTGTAAGTGCTGGCAACGCCACTTTGAGCCCCCTAGAGGTAACTGCTCTTTCTGAAGCTACCGAAAACAAATTGATCGAAATCAATAACTTGACTTTGGTAGATCCCGCTCAATGGACCACCGGCACTGGCTCTGGCTTTGCTGTTCAAGCTACCAATGGTACCGATACTTTTGATCTCTATATCGATAATGATGTAGATCTTTTCACGCAGCCCGCTCCTTCTGGCGCCTTTAAGGTGTATGGATTTGGTGGACAGTTCGACCCCAGTATTCCTCATGATGAGGGCTATCAGTTGGTGCCTTGCAACTCTAGCATTACACCTATTTCTAGCCTAAACTTGAGCGCTCAAGCTCCTGTTCGCATCTATCCCAACCCCGCTCAAGACCGTCTATTCGTAGAGGCCGAGGCCGTTGATGCAATTCAAGTATACAACAATTTGGGCCAGTTGGTGATTCGCCTAGACAACTTGCAAGGCAACCGCCAAGAACTCAACTTGAGCCAACTAGAGGCCGGTGTATACCACCTCAATATCATTCGCAACGGACAATCTAGCAGCCAAAGCTTTATCAAGCAATAG
- a CDS encoding toxin-antitoxin system YwqK family antitoxin, with protein MKWIWMLLLLVSLGSCQLKKVVERDAEGRKISRYRKHKKTGEIEGRYKGFHESGGIALIMHYKKGKLDGPVKTYYPNGQLESLAYTEKDRYEGKFQYWYSNGQLKQEGQYINGDIEGPLKSYYPNGKLKEIVEFSGSVENGAYTLYYQNGKIKEEGHFLKGPNMDGLIKQYDAEGQLLRKQSCSAGSCETIWERKTAKDEE; from the coding sequence ATGAAATGGATTTGGATGCTATTGCTGCTCGTTTCTTTGGGTAGCTGTCAATTGAAAAAAGTGGTAGAGCGAGATGCAGAGGGAAGAAAAATTAGCCGTTATCGGAAGCATAAGAAAACAGGAGAAATAGAAGGGCGCTACAAAGGCTTTCATGAGTCGGGGGGGATTGCTCTAATTATGCACTACAAAAAAGGGAAATTGGATGGGCCAGTAAAGACCTATTACCCCAATGGGCAGCTAGAAAGTTTGGCCTATACAGAAAAAGACCGTTATGAGGGGAAGTTTCAGTACTGGTATAGCAATGGGCAGCTCAAGCAAGAGGGCCAATACATCAATGGCGATATAGAAGGGCCGCTGAAGAGCTATTATCCCAACGGAAAGTTAAAGGAAATCGTTGAGTTTAGTGGTAGTGTAGAAAATGGGGCCTATACCTTATACTATCAAAATGGAAAAATAAAGGAAGAGGGGCATTTCTTGAAAGGGCCCAATATGGACGGCCTCATTAAGCAATATGATGCCGAGGGGCAGCTGCTGCGCAAACAATCTTGTTCGGCGGGCAGTTGTGAAACCATTTGGGAGCGTAAAACAGCAAAAGATGAAGAATAA
- the thiH gene encoding 2-iminoacetate synthase ThiH, whose protein sequence is MRAPQAERFSELFEQYDWAATKASIYAKTAADVERALASEKPNLEDFKALISPAAAPYLEQMAQKSQALTLKRFGRTLQLYAPLYLSNECQNICTYCGFSLDNPMRRRTLSGSEILMEATALKEMGYEHILLVTGEANKTVGIDYFERAFKALQPHFAQLSMEVQPLKQEEYERLLPLGLHAVLVYQETYHKEDYKKHHPKGRKSNFTYRLDTPDRLGRAGVHKMGLGVLIGLEDWRTDSFFTALHLDYLERKYWKSKYSISFPRLRPFSGGLDPKVPMNDRELVQLICAYRIYNEEVELSLSTRESEHFRNHVIKLGITSLSAGSKTNPGGYVVEPQSLEQFEISDERTPAEIVEMIEAQGYEAVWKDWDKAYSGLLSKV, encoded by the coding sequence ATGCGAGCACCACAAGCCGAACGCTTTAGCGAGCTGTTTGAACAATATGATTGGGCGGCCACTAAGGCCAGCATTTACGCCAAAACGGCGGCCGATGTAGAGCGGGCCTTGGCCAGCGAAAAACCCAATTTGGAAGATTTTAAGGCCCTGATTTCGCCTGCGGCCGCCCCCTATTTAGAGCAAATGGCCCAAAAAAGCCAAGCCCTAACGCTCAAGCGTTTTGGGCGAACCCTACAGCTTTATGCCCCCCTTTATCTCTCCAATGAATGCCAAAATATTTGTACTTATTGCGGCTTTAGTCTCGATAATCCCATGCGCCGCCGCACCCTTAGCGGAAGCGAGATTTTAATGGAGGCCACGGCCCTCAAAGAAATGGGCTATGAGCATATTTTGCTGGTTACTGGAGAGGCCAATAAGACGGTGGGTATAGATTATTTTGAGCGGGCTTTTAAGGCTTTGCAGCCGCATTTTGCGCAGTTGTCTATGGAAGTGCAGCCACTCAAACAGGAAGAATATGAGCGCCTGCTGCCTTTGGGCCTGCATGCCGTTTTGGTTTATCAGGAAACCTACCACAAAGAAGATTATAAAAAGCACCACCCCAAGGGCCGAAAATCTAATTTTACTTATCGGCTCGATACGCCCGATCGTTTGGGCCGAGCTGGGGTGCATAAAATGGGCCTAGGGGTATTGATTGGTTTGGAAGATTGGCGGACCGATAGCTTTTTTACGGCCTTGCACCTAGATTATTTAGAGCGCAAATACTGGAAAAGCAAATACTCCATTTCTTTTCCGAGATTACGGCCTTTTTCTGGGGGATTGGACCCCAAAGTACCGATGAACGACCGAGAGCTGGTCCAACTCATCTGTGCCTACCGTATATATAATGAAGAAGTAGAATTGTCCTTATCGACCAGAGAGTCCGAGCACTTTCGGAATCATGTTATCAAGTTGGGCATTACCTCCTTGAGTGCAGGCTCAAAGACCAACCCTGGCGGATATGTCGTTGAACCACAATCATTAGAGCAATTTGAAATTTCAGACGAACGAACTCCAGCCGAAATCGTAGAAATGATAGAAGCGCAAGGCTATGAGGCCGTCTGGAAAGACTGGGACAAAGCCTACAGCGGTTTGCTTTCCAAAGTCTAA
- a CDS encoding tetratricopeptide repeat protein — protein MQAFDYNEGEGQDFRMILRRYEGMLAKGELQFLDLESFLRLLEHYEAQGKWEQAFLTLEHALRQHAFSGQLYLFGVQLSLEVDRLWEAERYLEQAKLYEPSSMEVRFFEVEILQQRGHYKQAYRLLEQIMAEAKGADRLEALLMQAVIHEQQERYDKSFELLAELLREDPHHELAYNRIWLAMELGELYTEGAELHQELTDLDPYAPWAWYNLGHAYKKMGLYEKALEAYDYAIVIAEKMEFAYRDYIPLLMHLKQLDRLSGVLVDFEANFPQYPQDLGMWKGQLLQLQGQYAQAQQQFLSLLEEEKAPNTFYLLGVSYAAQGKWLAALDAFEQAFKLADYEERFLLAMAETHNQLNQEEAARNCFQQAAELAPHSPLVWRSYLEFLIDEGDYEQAWLALQSAQLESSSDVYDWAAVLLLWQLGQKQAASEQLIMALSTKAWSKHLLFELEPDMEKDEAFMSWWGSHLD, from the coding sequence ATGCAAGCATTTGATTATAATGAGGGAGAGGGCCAAGATTTTCGCATGATTTTGCGCCGATACGAGGGAATGCTAGCCAAGGGCGAGCTTCAATTTTTGGACCTAGAAAGCTTTTTGCGCCTACTAGAGCACTATGAGGCGCAGGGCAAATGGGAGCAGGCTTTTTTGACCTTAGAGCATGCTTTGCGACAGCATGCTTTTTCTGGCCAATTGTATCTCTTTGGGGTGCAGCTCAGCTTGGAGGTGGACCGCCTTTGGGAGGCCGAGCGCTATCTGGAACAGGCCAAACTCTATGAGCCCAGCAGCATGGAAGTCCGCTTTTTTGAGGTGGAAATCTTGCAGCAAAGAGGGCATTACAAGCAGGCTTACAGATTATTGGAGCAGATTATGGCCGAGGCCAAGGGGGCCGATCGCCTAGAAGCCCTTTTGATGCAGGCGGTTATTCATGAGCAGCAAGAGCGCTATGATAAATCTTTTGAACTCTTGGCCGAATTGCTTCGAGAAGACCCCCATCATGAGCTGGCCTATAACCGCATTTGGTTGGCCATGGAACTAGGCGAGCTCTACACGGAAGGGGCCGAACTGCATCAGGAACTGACCGATTTGGATCCCTATGCACCCTGGGCTTGGTACAATTTGGGCCATGCCTACAAGAAAATGGGCCTTTATGAAAAAGCTTTAGAGGCCTATGATTATGCCATTGTCATTGCCGAAAAAATGGAGTTTGCCTATCGGGATTATATTCCATTATTGATGCATCTCAAGCAATTGGACCGTTTGTCTGGGGTTTTAGTTGATTTTGAGGCTAACTTCCCTCAATATCCCCAAGATTTGGGCATGTGGAAAGGCCAGTTACTGCAACTGCAGGGGCAATATGCTCAGGCACAACAGCAGTTTTTAAGTCTGCTAGAAGAAGAAAAAGCGCCCAATACCTTCTATTTGCTGGGCGTGAGTTATGCGGCTCAGGGCAAATGGCTGGCCGCCCTAGATGCCTTTGAGCAGGCTTTTAAATTGGCGGATTATGAAGAGCGCTTTTTATTGGCCATGGCCGAAACCCACAATCAGTTGAACCAAGAAGAGGCGGCCAGAAACTGCTTTCAGCAGGCGGCGGAACTGGCGCCGCATTCGCCCTTGGTTTGGCGCAGCTACCTAGAATTCCTAATTGATGAGGGCGATTATGAGCAGGCTTGGTTGGCCTTGCAATCGGCGCAGTTAGAGAGCAGCTCCGATGTATATGATTGGGCTGCGGTGCTTTTGCTTTGGCAATTGGGCCAAAAACAGGCCGCTAGCGAGCAACTCATCATGGCCCTGTCTACAAAAGCTTGGAGCAAACATTTGTTGTTTGAACTAGAGCCCGATATGGAAAAAGATGAAGCCTTTATGAGCTGGTGGGGCAGTCATTTAGATTAG
- a CDS encoding sigma-70 family RNA polymerase sigma factor — MRQLKITQKITQRESSALENYLKDVSKISMVSAEEEVVLAKKVRAGDQQALHRLTTANLRFVISVAKQYQHQGMALSDLINEGNLGLIKAAHRFDESKGFKFISYAVWWIRQSILQSLMEHGRMVRLPSNKLGGHGRLLRARQQFMQAHEREPSVAELAEMLDLREKDIVALERMIQKHISVDAPLGAGERDSDVSMLDTLACSVTEEGDQALMEESSRLELKGQLDRLSDLERQIIVSYYGLYNHCPMTLEAIGEDCGLTRERVRQIKQRALRRLRRYIKADLVLPSAS; from the coding sequence ATGCGACAGTTAAAAATTACCCAGAAGATTACCCAACGCGAAAGCTCAGCATTAGAGAACTACTTAAAAGATGTAAGTAAAATTTCTATGGTTTCGGCCGAAGAGGAGGTGGTTTTGGCCAAAAAAGTAAGAGCTGGCGATCAGCAGGCATTGCATCGTCTAACGACGGCCAATCTGCGTTTTGTCATTTCGGTGGCCAAGCAATATCAGCATCAGGGCATGGCCCTAAGTGATTTGATCAATGAGGGAAATTTGGGCTTGATTAAGGCGGCCCATCGTTTTGATGAAAGTAAGGGATTTAAATTTATTTCTTATGCCGTATGGTGGATCCGCCAATCGATTTTGCAGTCCTTGATGGAGCATGGACGAATGGTGCGTTTACCTTCTAATAAATTGGGTGGACATGGCCGTTTGCTTCGAGCCAGGCAACAGTTTATGCAAGCGCATGAGCGAGAGCCCTCGGTAGCCGAACTGGCCGAGATGTTGGACCTGAGAGAAAAGGATATTGTGGCTTTGGAGCGCATGATTCAAAAACACATTTCTGTAGATGCGCCTTTGGGCGCTGGCGAACGAGATTCGGATGTGAGTATGCTCGATACTCTGGCTTGTTCAGTAACCGAAGAAGGAGATCAGGCTTTGATGGAAGAGTCTTCTCGTTTAGAGCTAAAAGGGCAATTGGACCGCCTGTCTGATTTGGAGCGCCAAATTATTGTTTCTTATTATGGTCTCTATAATCACTGTCCAATGACTTTAGAAGCTATTGGAGAAGATTGTGGCCTGACTAGAGAAAGAGTGCGCCAAATTAAACAGCGAGCCCTGCGCCGCCTCCGCCGATATATTAAAGCAGATTTAGTTTTGCCTTCTGCAAGCTAA
- a CDS encoding bifunctional UDP-3-O-[3-hydroxymyristoyl] N-acetylglucosamine deacetylase/3-hydroxyacyl-ACP dehydratase, whose protein sequence is MRKQQCLKQAVTIVGKGLHSGIDVELKILAAEAGHGIQFQRMDLPEAPVIKADAANVFKTDRHTVIGDETAYVATVEHLMAAFYALGIDNALVEINAAELPILDGSAQPFIEAFKAVGLEEQAAEKPSLKIKEPISVQLGESEISIYPAEELEVMVTVDFQSAVLPAQFSRFKASQESFEEAIAPARTFVFLHELSALLQHGLAKGGQPDSALVFVEHLPTAEQKAALEKQYQQTIDVQSTGLLPGQSLRFSNEAARHKLLDLMGDLALLGFDIVGRIVAHKPGHGVNNKMALALRQLAIKERKTKNIPVYDPKQEAVYNIEDIFGKLQHRYPFLLIDKIIDLSPQHVVAVKNVTFNEPFFVGHFPGHPIMPGVLQIEAMAQTGGILVMEAIDDPLSYDTYFLKIDKARFRRPVVPGDTLIFRLDLMRPIRRGLVEMQAKAYVGDKLVAEAELLAQIIKRK, encoded by the coding sequence ATGAGAAAACAACAGTGCCTAAAGCAGGCGGTAACAATAGTTGGAAAGGGCTTACATTCAGGGATAGATGTTGAACTTAAAATCTTGGCAGCCGAGGCTGGTCATGGTATTCAGTTTCAGCGTATGGATTTGCCTGAAGCCCCTGTCATTAAGGCTGATGCCGCTAATGTTTTCAAAACAGATCGCCATACCGTAATTGGCGATGAAACTGCTTATGTGGCTACTGTAGAGCATCTGATGGCCGCTTTTTATGCTTTGGGTATTGATAATGCTTTGGTAGAAATTAACGCTGCCGAATTGCCCATTTTGGACGGTAGTGCCCAGCCTTTTATTGAGGCCTTTAAGGCCGTTGGCCTAGAGGAACAGGCTGCCGAAAAGCCTTCGCTTAAAATTAAGGAACCTATTTCGGTGCAGCTAGGCGAAAGCGAAATTAGTATTTACCCCGCCGAGGAACTAGAAGTGATGGTGACCGTAGATTTTCAGTCTGCCGTTTTACCCGCTCAGTTTAGCCGCTTTAAAGCGAGCCAAGAAAGCTTTGAAGAAGCCATTGCACCCGCCCGTACTTTTGTCTTTTTGCATGAGCTCTCTGCACTTTTGCAGCATGGCTTGGCCAAGGGCGGACAGCCCGATTCGGCCCTCGTTTTTGTAGAGCATCTGCCTACTGCCGAACAAAAGGCGGCCCTAGAAAAACAATATCAGCAAACTATTGATGTGCAAAGCACTGGCTTGCTGCCTGGTCAAAGTCTCCGCTTTAGCAATGAGGCCGCCCGCCATAAATTGCTCGACCTTATGGGCGATTTGGCCCTCTTGGGTTTTGATATTGTGGGACGAATTGTGGCCCATAAACCCGGACATGGCGTCAATAACAAAATGGCCCTAGCGCTTCGACAGTTGGCCATCAAAGAACGCAAAACGAAGAATATTCCTGTCTACGACCCTAAACAGGAAGCCGTATATAATATTGAAGATATTTTTGGGAAACTGCAACATCGCTATCCCTTCTTGCTCATTGACAAAATCATCGACCTTTCGCCCCAACATGTGGTGGCCGTAAAGAATGTAACCTTTAATGAGCCCTTTTTTGTTGGACACTTCCCCGGCCACCCCATTATGCCCGGTGTGCTCCAAATTGAAGCCATGGCCCAAACTGGCGGGATTTTAGTCATGGAGGCTATCGATGATCCGCTCTCTTACGACACTTATTTCCTCAAAATTGATAAGGCCCGCTTCCGCCGGCCTGTAGTCCCCGGAGATACGCTCATCTTCCGTCTAGACCTAATGCGCCCAATTAGAAGGGGCTTGGTCGAAATGCAAGCTAAGGCCTATGTTGGTGATAAACTAGTAGCCGAAGCTGAATTATTAGCTCAAATTATTAAGCGTAAGTAA
- the bioD gene encoding dethiobiotin synthase, with translation MSNNAFFLTGIGTEIGKTLVSAILVKALKMDYWKPVQSGELEYTDTDKVRDLVQWEGLKTYPERYRLEIPASPHYSAAAEGKKIALDQLVIPKTDNNLLIEGAGGLMVPLNEEELYIDWAGRQKLPVILVSQNYLGSINHTILSIEALKARGLTEIYLLFNGPSTPSTEKFILNYSQLTCLGRVEQAEGPVDAAFVAQEAKRLKSNFEKFLKK, from the coding sequence ATGTCAAACAACGCATTTTTTCTTACGGGAATAGGGACCGAAATTGGAAAAACCTTGGTCTCTGCAATTTTGGTTAAGGCCCTAAAAATGGACTATTGGAAACCCGTACAGTCAGGAGAACTAGAATATACAGATACCGATAAAGTTCGGGACTTGGTCCAATGGGAGGGCCTAAAGACCTATCCAGAGCGCTATCGTTTAGAGATACCGGCCTCTCCGCATTATTCTGCTGCGGCTGAGGGCAAAAAAATAGCGCTAGACCAGCTAGTTATTCCCAAAACTGACAACAATTTGTTGATAGAAGGAGCGGGCGGCCTGATGGTTCCACTAAATGAGGAAGAGCTATATATAGATTGGGCCGGCAGGCAAAAACTGCCCGTTATTTTGGTTTCTCAAAACTATTTGGGCAGCATTAACCATACGATCTTGAGCATAGAAGCCCTAAAAGCTAGAGGGTTGACAGAAATTTACCTCTTGTTTAATGGTCCATCGACCCCATCGACAGAAAAATTCATCTTGAATTATAGTCAGTTAACTTGTTTGGGCCGAGTAGAACAGGCTGAAGGTCCCGTAGATGCGGCCTTTGTGGCCCAAGAAGCTAAGCGCTTGAAATCAAATTTTGAAAAATTTTTAAAAAAATAA
- the porQ gene encoding type IX secretion system protein PorQ has protein sequence MKNKVLVFLGLCLAFSSLQAQVEGGRYVYEFLELSPSARATALGGRLPSVRDKDLSLSFLNPAALNAENHNNVSLQQNAHISGITHGTVAYAYHIAPKKLSLMGSIEHVSYGQFEGYDEVGQATGSFSASELALGLGASYQASDKWSFGLQVKGIFSRYEAYLSRGWASNLGMIYQDTAKRFSMGLVLKNIGQQLKSYHPDQEKYALPFDMQLGLSQQLKYLPLRISVVAHHLDRWDIRYDDPALVQENSLLGTEEPQNNDFGEGVDNFFRHLNFNLEFLLGPSLRLRLGYDHLRQREMSIQNLRSLAGFSAGVGFKLYKFRFDYGLANYHLAGTVHHFGISTRLQDF, from the coding sequence ATGAAGAATAAGGTATTGGTTTTTTTGGGCCTATGTTTGGCCTTTTCGAGCTTGCAAGCTCAGGTAGAAGGCGGACGCTATGTCTATGAGTTTTTAGAGTTGTCGCCATCGGCTAGGGCAACGGCTTTGGGCGGGCGTTTGCCCTCTGTACGAGATAAGGATCTGAGTTTGTCCTTCCTCAATCCGGCTGCTTTGAATGCCGAAAATCACAATAATGTATCCTTACAACAGAATGCTCATATTTCGGGCATTACGCATGGAACCGTAGCTTATGCCTATCATATTGCGCCCAAAAAACTGAGCCTAATGGGCAGTATAGAGCATGTGAGCTATGGTCAGTTTGAGGGCTATGATGAAGTGGGGCAGGCTACGGGCAGTTTTTCGGCCTCGGAGTTGGCCTTGGGCCTAGGGGCGAGCTATCAGGCTAGCGACAAATGGAGCTTTGGGCTACAAGTTAAGGGGATTTTCTCTAGATATGAGGCCTATTTGTCTAGAGGTTGGGCTTCTAATTTGGGTATGATCTACCAAGATACGGCCAAGCGTTTTAGCATGGGCTTGGTCCTAAAAAACATTGGCCAACAGCTCAAAAGCTATCATCCAGATCAGGAAAAATATGCCCTGCCCTTTGATATGCAGTTGGGGCTTAGCCAGCAATTGAAGTATCTGCCTTTGCGGATTTCTGTAGTGGCGCATCATTTGGACCGTTGGGATATTCGCTATGACGACCCCGCACTGGTCCAGGAAAATAGCTTATTGGGCACGGAAGAACCGCAGAACAACGATTTTGGAGAGGGCGTAGATAATTTTTTCCGACATTTGAATTTCAACCTAGAGTTTTTGCTGGGGCCTAGTCTTCGCCTGCGCCTAGGCTACGACCATTTGCGCCAAAGAGAGATGAGTATACAAAACCTGCGTTCCCTTGCTGGCTTCTCGGCAGGTGTTGGCTTTAAGCTCTATAAGTTTCGCTTTGATTATGGCCTGGCTAACTATCATTTAGCCGGGACAGTACATCATTTTGGCATCAGTACGCGGCTTCAAGATTTTTAG